CGACACCAAACCTATCAATAGCGCAACAACATCACAAAGTATAATCACAGTCATTGTCAACCACAGTCATGATCATTTATTCGGAAAAAATGCAGTCTGGACGAAGCCTTTTCTGCTGCGAACTTGCAGTTCATCCCACACATGTATTCTCATACAAAACTCAAACAAAACCCATTAGTTCATCAATCTAAAACCGACAAAACTCCAACCCATTTAATTGACATGATCTCAACTATGGTGCACAACTCTGGAAGATCAAACAGAgaagatttggatgaagaaaaCCGCAAAAGAAATTGGCTCTGACTTTTGAAAAAAACAGACCAAACCGGGGGACCAACAAGAATCGACAACTATGTGGCCATGACATCAAGATCTAACATCTAACCATTTCTAATACTCTTTTAGTGAATCTTTAGCCATTAAAACACAGATCTTTGAATCAAAAGAGATCACAAAAAGGGGAGCTAACAGATGAAGTATGCATTAACCGAGAAAACTCATGCGAGGGTTCACCGAACTTCATAGAAAGGGTTGAGTTGGCTAAATCAAGGTGTATTCGTTACCTGCGAGTAGTTGATAGACTGAATCGATGGTGAAGTGATGTGAAGTCAGTGGGCAAACTTCGTAAGTCTGGTGAAGCAAAGAAGTTAAGGTCTCGTCCAAAGCTCCTTCCCAAATTTCCCCAGGTTCCTCTCTAGTTTTTCCCTCTTTTGCTTTGGTTCCCCTGTCCAGAAGGCAGAAACCCTCCTTGTTCAGCCGttcctccctctctctccctttcACTCTCCCGGTCTCTTCCTTGTTTCTTTCTTACTCCCTTAGCCGAAAGCTTTTCTTACCCAggtcctttcttttcctctctccaGCTCTCTTGTTACTCCATCTTTTTCCTCAGCCTGTAGCTACCTCTCATCCTTTTTCTTTGCTTGGTTTCACACAGCTCCCCACggctctctttctttcctttcttccctcagttttttgttttccttccttACTTGGCTCTTTCCCGTAGCCCTAGCTCTTCCTTCTCAGCCACCAAactccttcctttcttcctttttcctaCTGGTTTCCTCCCTCCTTTGTTCAGCTGTCCGAGATTTTCTTCCTTGCTTCACTCTTACCCCTCTCCTGTCTCTCAGTTTTTCCCTCTGGTTTCTTGCCGTCGCCCCTTTCTTGCCTGTTTCCTTTGCCTTTTGCTTCCCTCCAACTCACCTTCTGTTTTTCTTCACCCTTTCTTCACTCAGCCGAAGACTCTCCACCCAAGCTCTCTTAGTTTTTCTCTCTACATATCTCAGTTTTCTCAGCCCCcacaaaccctagccgccaacccttttcttttgtattttctttttgtggtttttttttcttccaaattaTCCTAGGCCTCCAAGTGTCCCACACCTCACCTTCTAGGTGTTGTATTGTTAAAGAActaaagggacacttgtccctatTGCATGTGCCCCACTTGGCTACTATCTTCTAATACACTTATCGAATAACCCATATTAcacttgtcttctttttttatttatttatgatgtTTTCCAAAGACAAtttaagtaataaaaaaaacattaaTTCCTCATTGCTTAATTTTATTTatcttaaaaaaatgaatttgaaaaggtttaaagacaaatttttaatttttgtgagaatttttccttttttagaaatttaatgaaaaaataccttaaaaatagaaattgtgaacctaatttataaaaataagcaaaaatacATACTAATTATCATTTAATCAAtacaataaaactaaaataaaaataaaaatagaactaacattgaattaaataaatgaaatttttggtgtctacagctgaTCATCCAGCCTTCTTAAGAAAAGATTTTCTTCATCAATTCGGTGTCATTCACCAAGCCGTTGATTGCTACATACTGTCCGACATCAGGAGAGAAATTCTTATTCAAAAATCGCGGAGAAAAAACATCAGGAAAACCATCAAATTTGACCCTGAAGTGGCTAATCCCGTTTCGCTGTTACATGTCGAAAGCTACAACGAATCAACTCCAACAACTCTTTCGTGTGCTTTCCTGTTTGGATTTCGATTCAAAAACAAGCTTCCTCAGGTATCATTCCAAAATAATGTCCCAACtcatttcacttttatttgctttcttgTTCCTGggccttgttttttttttttcagttttcttgctgtttttcttttttcctaacCTGCAATCAGTCCATTTGTTTTGCAATCTATCTTGTCAGAACTCATTGCATGATATTGGGATGGATTTTGTCTGTAATTTGGGTATATAAGTCACAGGCATTTGGGCTTGAACTCTTGAGAAAATGGCCGCAAAGTTGCGGtagaaaaattgcagcaaaaagAAACCCAACGAAGACGATGAAGTCTTCGACTATGCTGCATGAACATTTCCgaaaattacactttaaccCCTGGTTTTTTAAGTAATTCTTCTGTGGCCCAGAAAATTGAAAATATCAATCTTGTccctttaaaatttaaaatgttatttttctttgttttttttaatgtaatttttggacagattatttgtgaattttagaATGAAATATGAGGGTTaataatttttgatagatttatagtttttgatttggatttttgtaCAAATGATTTAGAATTGAGTAATATTTTGTTTGGGGTTTGGTGAgaggattttgatttatttttgtgaattttagcaTTTGGTTTTGGTAGGTTTCATCTTAAgcccttaattttattttattttaatttagactcttaatatttgtaataataataatttgacctcaaacttctttaattcttccaATCAAGTCCCCACTTGTTTTAAATTGCttgaatatgggttgtttacttttatttaaatactttaattgattcaatttcatgttatTTCCATctcttatgattatttgttaattaaagtggtaccttaaCCATTTTCTTTGtgttggagggtaaataagagaaaattaattttattaggtcaccaattcaaggcaggtacactctactcctttattttgattttacttgatcatacgtgctcctatgtgactttacgtgtgtaattgcatgctttttcgaattttttatttcatctatttatttattcatttcatttgttttaattttgtatatttattttaatttaatttttagttatttgagaggcatttaattatcaaattgtaatagttaggttatcatttcatttcatttcattctttccccttttagattgtagttagggcccctaaatgtaatagttaggtctttattcgctttcatttgtttatgtgtttgcatgcttgtgtgatttatgtgtttactcgctttcctaaggtctttgcatctagatatcatgcttatgtgttatgcgctatatgtgatttatgagtttatttgcttttattatgtttcatatgatttatttgattataataaacgcataacgtcaccacactagtccaacgctagttgtggctctttttttaatttctcactagtccaacgctagtgagaacttatagacatgggttagtccaacgctagacccctCGGAACCGACCAtgcgctagatcatgtttgcatgacaaatcactacatttcatgcatgttttctactttttaggatccttaccatttttgcatgatattttcccTGTATATATATTCCTTATCCCTGCATATaagacatgacattagacttgcatattttcatttaaggaaaattagaaataggttagatcatttgcttgattagattagaaaATAACcctttaaatatgggatatggacgagtatggcttcttaaccttagcacgctcgtattccctctataaaagggaaaattgagttacGAATCTTAATTccccgcacccgttatgatgcattcctttaggtcatatatatttgtatattattattttcttttcttttcttcgagtCTCATATTTTACATATTCGTAACCTCTTCAAAAAGTCACTTTTGGGagtcgcaattaatgcgatttgtACAAACTAAAATTCGAAGAGACATATTGACCCTTTCGATAACCATTAGGTCTaagtttgcattcatatagtaacatccaaatgtgataagtttttaggttaaattaagaaaatatttggctaaatcacgcaactagccttggttagattgaaagggtgctttggattttatccttgccttcccttttttcaactATGACTCCCAAactttttttctgatttttgaaaACTTGGAGTCGTtgaaaaagggttttctctttttttatttatttattttgaaattcatttttaggtgacttggtacaccttaattcaataccaagtggcgactcctatattttcttagaaccctttttaaactattattttgagcCAAAATCATCGCACTTTTtgagtcccattttaggccctttttctttatttattttctaaaaatcaaaaactcatttttcactcaaaattaatcaaaattcattttatataaactcgtaattttatttttcattaaaaattggGCGCGACAATTCCTGCATCAGCCCAAAAGATATTCGTTATCTGCTGTCACATTCCAGCTGTACAGCATGAAAAAAGGATGGATTCTTGAGTTTTTGCTCTTGAAAATAATTCAGCATGCTACCTGCTTCTCCATATTTCAAGTTTCTTTCCCGTCTCGTACGAAGATATCATTTAAGGCCATCCCAAGTATATCCCACATTACCCATTCCACCTGCCTCCTTTCTTATAAACTCATGACTCTGTTTCAATGACCCAGCATCCTCGCTTATTTCAGTTTGGAATCCTTGAGGCTCACTCGCTTTTCTTTGTGATGGCATCATGTGCGAACATTGAGCAATGTGCAACTCACGGTTATGCTCTAAGACAAGGTCATGCACATGGTACTTCATTGTCCCTCTAAGTAACACGATAACCATTTTAGCTTCACACCCTATTTTCATCAGCACTCGTGTCCTCTTTGGCATCACATCACTTTCGTACTTGCGCTTCACACCTTCCTTGCAGCAACTACATCTCCTAAACGTGGTCACCCCGTCTTTGTTTTTATTTAGATAGTTTTTGTGTACACTAAAACTCATTTTAAAGGCATATTTGTTGTAAAACTTGTACGCATCATTTTTACTGTTGAACTCCATTCCTAAATCAGGGGTCCCATCTTCTGCCAATTTGTTGCAATCTATTACTTTTGCTCCTACTAATTATGCATCAAACACCCTAATTTGCAACACTTCATGAGTAATATGTACATAAACGACAACATAAATGTATATTCTCATATACCAAATCCTATTATTACACTTATCAACATGATTAATGATTCACATCACTTTACTTTTACTCTAAGACAACGGCATTATCTATGTACAAATACAACTCCCTGTACACTAAGTTATACAAACTGTAATGTGCTGGTCACATGATATAAGCCTATTTAAATTGTATGTACATCCACTCTGGTGATTATATTTAGGTTCTAGGTTCCTTAGCTCACTAGACCTTATGTCATTCGTTAATGACAACCGTCTAAGCCAACTCCGCATTTTCTACTATTTCTACATTTGAGGGCCAAACAAACATTTTCTACTCATTGTAATATATAAATTACATCATGTAATTCACTTACAACACCAGGTACACCCatttattattcacatatatGTCTTTTCCTCTGTTTCACCTCATTCAACTCTACACCTCCATTTTATACACACTGCATGATCAAGAGAGGGGCAAACTAAGATTGCGTGATGAGTATGGACCAACTACTGGATGCACAATGATTCATATTAATTGTAATACGGTGGCTATAACCTATAACTAATTTACAACAGGATGTACATTCATTCACTTGTTAAATGTGACTTTGTTTCTCTCATCTTTCCCTAATTTTGCTCGATGCTTTACTTGAATACATATCCCTAGGTCTTCGGATAACTACTATCCCATTATAGTCCATCACTGAAAAGCTGAATGctcacacacacatacacacatacgGTATAACTTCACTATTCTTCTATAATCTTTATATTATGTCTTTAGTGACTCTAATTTTATCCTTCATTTAACAGATGTGCATTGGGTGACAAATGATTGGCCACAGTTGCTGACATGGTTCAGTCACGTTACCTTGGTTGCTAATACGTTTTATGTTTCACCAAACTCGGAGAGCGCAGTTGCTTCTGCTCTTAAGTTGAAGGACAAAATCTGGCTTCGTGAGATCATGAATTTCCTCTGTTTGCTTCTACCTTGCCACCTGCCTTGCCCACATTCAAAATGGATATAACACTCTCATACCCAGCTTCAAAATGCATACAACACTCTCACTGCATTGTTTGCTTTCTTCACTATTCACGCAACACCATACCCCAACTCTCTCCACCCAGTTTTCTGTCAATTGCTACCTTCAGCAGGACGCCTATTCTCTTCCCTCAATTTTGTTTTGTGTGGCtaattcaaattttcaaaatttcaacttgattttcaaaatttcaactctTCCGTTTGGTCCGTCTGATCCCGTTTGGAAGTCacaatttcttttttggaacGGCGTCATTTTTTACCCCTGCTTAAGGCTTCCTGACATGGATCATTTCTTGCCTCACGTTTGTGCTTGTGAGGAGACCGTTCAGGAGCGGTCTAATGACCACTCCTGCCCCTAATCGCTCTTCCCACCATGCATAGATGAGTCAGCTTTGCACCATAGATGAAACCCAATGCAAGTATTAAATTCTCTATAGATGAGTGTGAAAGCATTTGGTTTTGTGGAAATGCGTATGCTGCCTAATTGAGCTTGAGGCATCTGAATCGAATATTCTAGTTCTAGCTCtctcaatatatatatatatatatatatatatatatatattctagtTCTAGATGACTTTGATCGTGTGAATGCTAATTTCATGGAAAGATGCAAGGTCTCGTGCATTAAGGAAATTACTATTAACCCAACTCCTAACATTTTGATATATCTACACAACTCCTAAGTAAAAATTGGATGAAAAATAACATTCCTAACATTGCTAGTTGAAATGCCAGCATCCGCCTCCCTTAAACACATGGATAGAACAAGAATCTAACCACCTTACAACCGGAAGATTATTTGGAGGGATGCGAAACTATATGGGATTAAGTGGATATTTATACAAAATCAGAAGAGAGTTAAGTGGACATTATAATTTGATCACAGGTATTTTAAAACATCTCTGGATCAACTGTAATAATTGACCGTACTTTCTATTCATCTTCCACTTTGCATAAAAATGCAATAGAGTTATGTGAATATTTTGAACTTTAGAAGGTTACGTGATAATATACAAAACTATATGGGGTTATTAGTAGTTTATCCTTTTCATTTGGGCATGTATGTCTTGATatgaaattataaaatttgtGTTGTAACCTAAAcaatttgcttttctttatg
The Coffea arabica cultivar ET-39 chromosome 6c, Coffea Arabica ET-39 HiFi, whole genome shotgun sequence genome window above contains:
- the LOC113693478 gene encoding protein FAR1-RELATED SEQUENCE 5-like; its protein translation is MEFNSKNDAYKFYNKYAFKMSFSVHKNYLNKNKDGVTTFRRCSCCKEGVKRKYESDVMPKRTRVLMKIGCEAKMVIVLLRGTMKYHVHDLVLEHNRELHIAQCSHMMPSQRKASEPQGFQTEISEDAGSLKQSHEFIRKEAGGMGNVGYTWDGLK